One window of Chryseobacterium sp. JJR-5R genomic DNA carries:
- a CDS encoding branched-chain amino acid ABC transporter substrate-binding protein, with product MSWNFFEIFEVITDFLGFLGSLSSDVSDDGKVKIKKKIKYFTEKLSSGLVLVSAILLFFVFKDPLPPENYVQTLIVISLIGLAVSLVSFFVLYILGKYYFKSVFQWLFFSCSVVLFFISVVLCVYFKSGIFV from the coding sequence ATGTCCTGGAATTTTTTTGAGATTTTTGAAGTTATTACCGATTTCCTCGGTTTTTTAGGCAGCCTGTCTTCAGACGTAAGTGATGATGGAAAAGTTAAAATCAAAAAAAAAATAAAATACTTTACTGAAAAATTAAGTTCAGGATTGGTTCTGGTTTCTGCCATATTGCTGTTTTTTGTTTTTAAAGACCCGTTGCCTCCTGAAAATTATGTTCAGACGCTTATCGTTATTTCTTTAATCGGACTGGCAGTTTCATTGGTGTCATTTTTTGTTTTATATATTCTGGGGAAATATTATTTCAAAAGTGTTTTTCAATGGCTGTTTTTCAGCTGTTCTGTGGTTTTATTTTTTATTTCCGTTGTTCTGTGCGTTTATTTCAAATCGGGAATATTTGTTTAA
- a CDS encoding bestrophin family protein has protein sequence MITTRYINAKQILNLSGKHLIIITIWCTLIALVFYFLDWQWMIIPWVPVALIGTAEAFLVGFKNNQAYDRLWEARKIWGGIVNSSRSFAAMVYAFSTDHEELDPADLESRRRKIICRHIAWLYAFREQLLVPTEWEHIKAEETDQFKNIDHKRNRLIKAGFPDYTRTPIFLNKYLSEEEVELQGTYKNFATYLISQQAKDINELKNDEIISEFNQLQLQTCLNEFYGYQGQAERIKKFPSPRQFASTAFIFNILFITLLPLGLISEFAKLGDWGIWISIPFCIVVGWIYIIMELVGDYSENPFAGLMFDVPMLSICRTIEIDLLQMTGETDLPDPIASKNGVLV, from the coding sequence ATGATTACAACGAGATACATCAATGCCAAGCAGATCCTGAATCTATCAGGCAAGCATCTTATCATTATAACGATCTGGTGTACACTCATTGCGCTGGTTTTTTATTTCCTGGACTGGCAATGGATGATTATTCCCTGGGTTCCGGTGGCACTTATCGGTACTGCAGAAGCATTCCTGGTGGGTTTTAAAAACAATCAGGCCTATGACCGGTTATGGGAAGCACGGAAAATATGGGGCGGAATCGTTAATTCCAGCCGGTCTTTTGCCGCTATGGTCTATGCCTTCAGCACAGATCATGAAGAACTAGACCCAGCCGATCTGGAAAGCAGAAGGAGAAAAATCATTTGCCGGCATATTGCATGGCTCTATGCCTTCCGCGAGCAGCTTCTGGTTCCCACCGAATGGGAACATATCAAAGCCGAGGAAACTGACCAGTTTAAAAATATCGACCATAAACGGAACCGGCTGATCAAAGCAGGATTTCCGGATTATACAAGAACACCGATTTTCCTTAATAAATACCTTTCTGAAGAAGAGGTTGAGCTACAAGGTACTTATAAAAATTTCGCAACCTATCTCATTTCCCAGCAGGCCAAAGATATCAATGAGCTGAAGAATGATGAAATAATTTCAGAATTTAACCAGCTTCAGTTACAGACCTGCCTGAATGAATTCTACGGCTATCAGGGCCAGGCGGAAAGGATTAAAAAGTTCCCTTCGCCAAGGCAGTTTGCCAGTACGGCATTTATATTCAATATCCTGTTCATTACCCTGCTTCCGCTAGGACTGATAAGTGAATTTGCTAAGCTTGGCGACTGGGGAATCTGGATAAGCATACCATTCTGTATCGTTGTCGGATGGATCTACATTATCATGGAACTTGTAGGGGATTATTCTGAAAACCCTTTTGCCGGATTAATGTTCGATGTTCCGATGCTTTCCATTTGCCGGACCATTGAAATCGATCTTCTGCAGATGACCGGCGAAACTGATCTTCCTGACCCGATTGCCTCTAAAAACGGGGTTCTGGTATAA
- a CDS encoding thiamine pyrophosphate-dependent enzyme, translating into MENTLHEKVSQDILLKAYNHMMLAKAMADIYEENRNITKYVHSTSRGHEAIQLATAYQLKKEDWVSPYYRDESILLGIGFEPYQLMLQLLAKADDPFSGGRSYYSHPSSRDENKPKIIHQSSATGMQTIPTTGVAQGIKYIQDFELQDFENNPVVVCSLGDNSVTEGEVSEALQFAALHQLPIIFLVQDNEWGISVTKDEARTCDAYDFVAGFTGLSRMRVDGTDFVESFEVMKKAVDFVRSERKPLVVCAKTVLIGHHTSGVRREFYRDEEDLTKHRAKDPGEILRNYLLDAGTDEQLLKQITKKARLEAEEAFERAQKAEDPKPETVMQHIFAPTPITEETGTREPEGGEKIVMVDAAIHAIQEIMWKHPEALLYGQDVGERIGGVFRETVTLGKKFGSKRVFNTAIQEAYIIGSTTGMSAVGLKPIVEVQFADYIYPGINQLITEISKSSYLSQGKFPVSNIIRVPIGAYGGGGPYHSGSVESILANIKGIKIAYPSNAADFKGLLKAAYYDPNPVVMLEHKGLYWSKVPGTEDAKTIEPAEDYILPFGKGKVIIEADKEETEKGRTLLVVTYGMGVYWAKEAAKNFNGRVEVIDLRTIIPLDEELVFERVKVHGKCIVLTEEQLNNSFAEAFAHRISKNCFRYLDLPVETIGSLDTPAVPINLILEKEMLPNAEKLAKKIEEILTQ; encoded by the coding sequence ATGGAAAATACACTTCACGAAAAAGTTTCACAGGATATTTTACTTAAAGCTTACAACCACATGATGCTTGCCAAAGCAATGGCAGACATTTACGAAGAAAACAGAAATATTACCAAATACGTTCATAGTACTTCAAGAGGCCATGAGGCCATTCAGCTGGCTACCGCATACCAGTTGAAAAAAGAAGACTGGGTTTCCCCTTATTACCGGGATGAAAGCATTCTTTTAGGAATAGGTTTTGAGCCTTATCAACTGATGCTGCAGCTGCTTGCAAAAGCCGACGACCCTTTTTCAGGAGGAAGATCTTACTATTCCCATCCTTCCAGCAGGGATGAGAACAAACCTAAAATTATTCACCAGAGTTCCGCAACTGGAATGCAGACCATCCCGACAACGGGTGTTGCACAGGGAATCAAATATATCCAAGATTTTGAGTTACAGGATTTTGAAAACAACCCTGTTGTGGTATGCAGCCTTGGAGACAATTCCGTAACCGAGGGTGAAGTGAGTGAAGCACTTCAGTTTGCAGCTCTGCATCAGCTTCCGATTATTTTCCTGGTTCAGGATAACGAATGGGGAATTTCTGTAACAAAGGATGAAGCCAGGACATGCGATGCCTATGATTTCGTAGCCGGATTTACCGGATTAAGCAGAATGAGAGTGGACGGTACCGATTTCGTGGAAAGTTTTGAGGTGATGAAAAAGGCGGTTGATTTTGTACGCAGCGAAAGAAAGCCTCTGGTAGTCTGTGCCAAAACGGTACTGATCGGCCATCACACTTCCGGAGTCCGGAGGGAATTCTACAGGGATGAAGAAGACTTAACCAAACACAGGGCTAAAGACCCTGGGGAAATCCTCAGGAATTACCTGCTTGATGCCGGCACTGATGAGCAACTTCTGAAACAGATCACCAAAAAAGCCCGTCTGGAGGCCGAAGAAGCATTTGAAAGAGCACAGAAAGCGGAAGACCCGAAACCTGAAACGGTCATGCAGCATATCTTTGCACCTACTCCCATTACAGAGGAAACGGGAACCCGGGAACCGGAAGGCGGAGAAAAAATTGTAATGGTAGATGCCGCCATTCATGCGATTCAGGAGATTATGTGGAAACATCCGGAAGCATTGCTTTACGGACAGGACGTAGGGGAAAGAATCGGCGGGGTGTTCCGTGAAACAGTGACTTTAGGGAAGAAATTCGGAAGCAAAAGGGTATTCAATACAGCCATTCAGGAAGCCTACATCATTGGTTCTACGACAGGCATGAGTGCAGTGGGCTTAAAACCGATCGTTGAAGTACAGTTTGCAGATTACATTTACCCGGGTATCAACCAGCTGATTACGGAAATTTCAAAATCAAGCTATTTAAGCCAGGGGAAATTCCCTGTAAGCAATATTATCCGTGTCCCGATCGGAGCTTACGGCGGAGGCGGACCTTACCACAGCGGAAGCGTTGAAAGTATTTTAGCGAATATCAAAGGTATCAAAATTGCTTATCCAAGCAACGCAGCAGATTTCAAAGGCCTGTTAAAGGCAGCTTACTATGATCCTAACCCGGTGGTGATGCTGGAACATAAAGGCCTGTACTGGAGCAAAGTTCCGGGAACTGAAGATGCCAAAACCATAGAGCCTGCGGAAGATTATATTTTACCGTTCGGAAAAGGAAAAGTAATTATCGAAGCAGATAAAGAAGAAACCGAAAAAGGCAGGACTTTATTGGTAGTAACTTACGGAATGGGCGTTTACTGGGCAAAAGAAGCCGCGAAAAACTTTAACGGAAGAGTTGAAGTCATTGATTTGAGGACCATAATACCTTTGGATGAAGAACTCGTTTTCGAAAGGGTGAAAGTCCACGGCAAATGTATCGTCCTGACGGAAGAACAGCTGAACAATTCTTTTGCCGAAGCGTTTGCCCACAGAATTTCCAAGAACTGCTTCCGGTACCTTGATCTTCCGGTTGAGACCATAGGGTCGCTTGATACCCCGGCCGTCCCGATCAACCTGATACTGGAAAAAGAAATGCTTCCGAATGCTGAAAAGCTTGCGAAGAAAATTGAAGAAATACTTACACAGTAA
- a CDS encoding class I SAM-dependent RNA methyltransferase, whose product MNTENLQIQIKTFFGLEQILAEEIKKLGGRNVEMKNRAVNCEGDLGFLYKINYSSRLALKILIPVMEFKAFNQHQFYDKLFKVEWEQFMDVEQSFAIDSTVNSETFKHSQFVTLKMKDAIVDYFQEKFKRRPNVEPKSPDIKFHLHIDRELVTISLDSSGDALFKRGYRKEQGEAPINEVLASGMLHLAGWDGKGNFLDPMCGSGTLLIEAAMIALDLPAQIFRKRFAFQNWKNYDADLFTKIKEVRIGRIKEFTGKIVGYDIDARMLNAAGTNIEAAEMEDVIELKKQNFFESKKELFPLLMVFNPPYDERISINDDDFYKKIGDTFKTHYPNTLAWLISSDLEAVKKIGLRPSRKIKLFNGKLETRFLQYEMYEGTKKVHKLENQ is encoded by the coding sequence ATGAATACAGAAAACTTACAGATTCAGATAAAGACATTCTTTGGACTTGAGCAGATCCTGGCCGAAGAAATAAAAAAATTAGGCGGGCGCAACGTGGAAATGAAGAACCGGGCAGTCAATTGCGAAGGTGATCTCGGATTTTTATATAAAATCAATTATTCTTCAAGGCTTGCCTTGAAAATTCTAATTCCGGTTATGGAATTCAAAGCGTTCAACCAGCATCAGTTTTACGACAAGCTTTTTAAAGTGGAGTGGGAGCAGTTTATGGATGTTGAACAGTCTTTTGCGATTGATTCTACGGTGAATTCCGAAACCTTCAAGCATTCGCAGTTTGTCACCCTGAAAATGAAGGATGCCATTGTGGATTATTTCCAGGAAAAATTCAAGAGGCGACCTAATGTAGAGCCTAAAAGCCCGGATATTAAATTCCATCTGCATATTGACAGAGAGCTGGTGACGATCTCTCTGGATTCTTCCGGCGATGCCCTCTTTAAAAGAGGCTACAGGAAAGAGCAGGGCGAAGCGCCGATCAATGAAGTTCTGGCAAGCGGAATGCTTCACCTGGCAGGCTGGGACGGAAAAGGGAATTTCCTTGACCCGATGTGCGGTTCCGGGACACTTCTGATTGAAGCGGCCATGATTGCACTGGATCTTCCGGCGCAGATTTTCAGGAAAAGATTTGCTTTCCAGAACTGGAAAAATTACGATGCCGACCTGTTTACAAAAATCAAGGAAGTAAGAATTGGAAGGATCAAGGAATTTACCGGTAAAATTGTAGGTTATGACATTGATGCCAGAATGCTGAACGCTGCCGGAACCAATATCGAAGCAGCCGAAATGGAAGATGTGATTGAGCTGAAAAAACAGAATTTCTTTGAATCCAAAAAAGAGCTTTTCCCTTTGCTGATGGTTTTCAATCCGCCGTATGACGAAAGAATTTCTATTAATGACGATGACTTTTATAAAAAAATAGGGGATACGTTTAAAACCCATTATCCGAATACGTTAGCGTGGCTTATTTCTTCCGATCTGGAAGCTGTGAAAAAAATCGGTCTGCGTCCGTCAAGAAAAATCAAGCTGTTCAACGGGAAGCTGGAAACGAGGTTCCTGCAGTATGAAATGTATGAGGGAACGAAGAAAGTTCATAAACTGGAGAACCAATAA
- a CDS encoding Lrp/AsnC family transcriptional regulator codes for MNFDGIDKKLLLYLQEDSKQTTKELSYKLGLSVTAVYERIRKMENAGVISKYVALLDRQKINRDFIVLCHVKLTQHKKQHVLQFEREIMTLDEVTECFHVSGDYDYILKIGVKDMPDYRNFMLTKLTTLEHIASTHSSFMISEVKNTTAIVL; via the coding sequence ATGAACTTTGATGGGATTGATAAAAAACTGCTGCTTTATTTACAGGAAGATTCAAAACAAACGACAAAAGAGCTGTCCTATAAGCTCGGCCTTTCTGTGACTGCAGTTTACGAACGCATCAGAAAAATGGAAAATGCGGGTGTGATTTCAAAATATGTGGCACTTTTGGACCGTCAGAAAATCAACAGGGATTTTATTGTGCTGTGCCATGTAAAACTTACACAGCATAAGAAACAGCATGTACTTCAGTTTGAAAGGGAAATTATGACCCTGGATGAAGTTACGGAATGTTTCCATGTAAGCGGGGACTACGACTACATTTTAAAAATCGGAGTTAAAGATATGCCGGATTACCGTAACTTTATGCTGACCAAGCTCACTACATTAGAGCATATTGCCAGTACCCACAGTTCGTTTATGATCTCGGAAGTTAAAAATACCACGGCAATTGTTTTGTAA
- a CDS encoding glycosyltransferase, which translates to MNPTISIIVAIFNRKDELFELLNSLTAQSDKAFEIIIVDDGSLIDLKPTIRNFEEVLELRYFRKDNSGPGLSRNYGARRAKNEWLVFVDSDVIVETDYIENIKKNILRIPCDAFGGADKAHKGFNLMQKAISYSMTSVFTTGGIRGNKNTVSKFQPRSFNMGVKKEVFNAVGGFSEMRIGEDPDLSMTLWENGYTTAFFDTIAVYHKRRVDFGKFSKQIYQFGCARPILNQRHPEYVKISFAFPTLFFLGYLMGFLEYFIMGRGLILAFYGLYTFMVLFHALWVTKNVSIAGMAVISTYIQMFSYGYGFLKSWILLNVFRMRPEEAFPTHFHKK; encoded by the coding sequence TTGAATCCTACCATCTCCATCATTGTCGCTATATTTAATCGCAAAGACGAACTTTTTGAACTGCTGAATTCGCTGACGGCCCAGTCAGACAAAGCATTTGAAATCATTATAGTAGATGACGGCTCGCTTATTGATTTAAAGCCGACCATCCGGAATTTTGAAGAAGTACTGGAGCTCCGGTATTTCAGGAAAGATAATTCCGGCCCTGGACTGTCAAGGAATTACGGAGCCAGAAGGGCAAAGAATGAATGGCTGGTTTTCGTGGACAGTGATGTGATTGTGGAAACGGATTATATCGAAAATATTAAGAAAAATATCCTTCGGATTCCCTGTGATGCTTTCGGCGGAGCGGATAAAGCCCATAAAGGATTCAATCTGATGCAGAAGGCAATTTCCTATTCCATGACTTCGGTATTTACCACCGGCGGAATCCGAGGGAATAAAAATACAGTGTCAAAATTCCAGCCGCGAAGCTTTAACATGGGCGTGAAGAAAGAAGTTTTTAATGCAGTAGGCGGCTTTTCGGAAATGAGGATCGGAGAGGATCCGGACCTGTCGATGACCCTCTGGGAAAACGGGTACACCACTGCTTTTTTTGATACTATTGCGGTCTATCATAAGCGGAGGGTAGATTTCGGGAAATTTTCAAAACAAATCTACCAGTTTGGCTGCGCAAGACCGATCCTTAACCAAAGGCACCCCGAATATGTAAAAATTTCTTTCGCTTTTCCCACGCTGTTCTTTTTAGGCTACCTGATGGGCTTTCTGGAGTATTTTATTATGGGAAGAGGGCTGATCCTTGCTTTTTACGGATTGTATACTTTTATGGTGCTGTTCCATGCTTTGTGGGTTACTAAGAATGTAAGTATTGCAGGAATGGCGGTTATTTCCACTTATATCCAGATGTTTTCCTATGGGTACGGCTTCTTAAAATCATGGATTTTACTGAATGTATTCAGGATGCGGCCGGAAGAAGCATTCCCGACGCATTTCCATAAAAAATAA
- a CDS encoding PadR family transcriptional regulator, whose product MNEEFIEKWQSQVKKGTLSFIVLLVLKETELYGYELIEKIKLLTHIEIAEGTLYPLMNRLKNENLLESKWVEQETGIPRKYYFLTETGQKTLGEMKIQWTGLQKTLNKLI is encoded by the coding sequence ATGAACGAAGAATTTATAGAAAAATGGCAGTCACAGGTTAAGAAAGGAACTTTATCATTCATTGTTCTGCTTGTACTGAAAGAAACTGAGCTTTACGGATATGAACTGATAGAGAAAATAAAACTGCTTACCCATATTGAAATTGCCGAAGGCACCTTATACCCGTTAATGAACAGGTTAAAAAATGAAAATCTGCTGGAATCAAAATGGGTGGAACAAGAAACCGGGATCCCAAGAAAATATTATTTCCTTACAGAAACAGGACAAAAAACTCTTGGAGAAATGAAAATTCAATGGACTGGCTTACAAAAAACATTAAACAAATTAATTTAA
- a CDS encoding aminotransferase class I/II-fold pyridoxal phosphate-dependent enzyme: MKEFSAANEIQDLQYFGEFGGVNPSISDSSTYTFLSAKTMFDTFEGNAEGCYLYSRHSSPMNLYLSEALAKLENTESANVTASGMGAITSVLMQVCKSGDHIVSSRTIYGGTYAFMKNFLPSFQINTTFLDINNFEAVEKAIQPNTKVIYCESVSNPLLEVADLRTLSALCKKHHIKLIVDNTFSPLSISPALLGADIVIHSLTKFINGSSDTVGGVYCGTQEFINDTKNVNTGACMLLGPTMDSLRSSSILKNLRTLHIRMKQHSHNAMYLAERFENDGLKVSYPGLRSHKNHELMKSMMHEEYGFGGLLTLDAGTTDKANELMELMQQENLGYLAVSLGFYKTLFSCSGSSTSSEIPEEERAAMGISDGLIRFSIGLDHDIRRTYEKMKECMLKTGILNHETISIS, translated from the coding sequence ATGAAAGAATTCAGTGCAGCCAATGAAATTCAGGATTTACAGTACTTCGGTGAATTCGGAGGAGTCAACCCTTCCATCTCAGACAGTTCCACGTATACTTTCCTTTCTGCGAAAACCATGTTTGATACTTTTGAAGGCAATGCGGAAGGATGTTATCTGTATTCAAGGCATTCATCACCCATGAACCTGTACCTTTCCGAAGCTCTGGCAAAATTGGAAAACACAGAATCGGCAAATGTTACCGCATCCGGAATGGGTGCCATTACTTCCGTTCTGATGCAGGTCTGCAAAAGCGGAGACCATATTGTTTCCAGCAGGACCATCTACGGTGGAACGTATGCTTTTATGAAGAATTTCCTTCCTTCTTTTCAGATCAATACTACGTTTCTGGATATCAATAATTTTGAAGCGGTAGAGAAAGCGATACAGCCCAATACCAAAGTGATTTACTGTGAAAGCGTGAGTAATCCGCTTCTTGAAGTAGCCGACCTGAGAACCCTGTCTGCCCTGTGTAAAAAGCATCATATCAAACTGATCGTAGACAATACTTTTTCACCGTTATCCATTTCGCCGGCATTGCTGGGAGCAGATATTGTAATCCACTCCTTAACAAAATTCATTAATGGGAGCAGCGATACCGTTGGCGGCGTATACTGCGGAACCCAGGAATTCATCAATGACACCAAAAATGTAAATACAGGAGCCTGTATGCTCTTAGGCCCTACCATGGACAGCCTCCGCTCTTCGAGCATCCTGAAGAACCTGAGAACACTTCACATCAGGATGAAACAGCACAGCCATAATGCCATGTATCTGGCGGAGAGATTTGAAAATGACGGTTTAAAAGTTTCTTATCCCGGGTTACGGTCCCACAAAAACCATGAACTGATGAAAAGCATGATGCATGAAGAATACGGATTTGGCGGACTGCTGACTTTAGATGCCGGAACTACGGATAAAGCCAATGAGCTGATGGAACTGATGCAGCAGGAAAATCTGGGCTACCTTGCTGTAAGCCTGGGCTTTTATAAAACCCTGTTCTCCTGCTCAGGAAGTTCCACATCCTCTGAAATCCCGGAAGAGGAACGTGCCGCGATGGGAATTTCAGACGGACTGATCCGGTTTTCCATCGGCCTGGACCATGATATCCGGCGAACCTATGAAAAGATGAAGGAATGCATGCTCAAAACAGGCATTCTCAACCATGAGACCATCTCTATATCGTGA
- a CDS encoding HAAS signaling domain-containing protein, giving the protein MEFKKIQFNDTAAKKIYEEYLRQIQSATKTLSKADQNDILMELNSHIYESLNQSGDHRDEVKNLTNTLSKIGIPNEVLKPLIAEKKLNQATKTFNPVHIFQALILNFSYGIIYFIFFILYLFLFSFVALIFGKIFFPDHVGFYYKRGEIIQYGGFLTNKNIQQYEILGNWFIPTTIVLGMTFYFLITLLLKLKKSLSKRKTKF; this is encoded by the coding sequence ATGGAATTCAAAAAAATACAATTCAACGATACTGCTGCAAAAAAAATATATGAGGAATACCTCAGGCAAATTCAGTCAGCCACAAAAACACTCAGCAAAGCAGATCAAAATGACATTCTGATGGAATTGAACAGCCATATTTATGAAAGTTTAAATCAATCAGGTGATCATCGTGACGAAGTGAAAAACCTCACAAATACATTGAGCAAAATTGGTATTCCAAACGAGGTTTTAAAACCTTTAATTGCTGAAAAGAAATTAAACCAGGCAACGAAAACATTCAATCCGGTCCATATTTTTCAGGCACTCATTCTAAATTTTTCTTACGGAATAATTTATTTTATATTCTTCATTTTGTATCTATTTCTTTTTTCGTTTGTGGCCTTGATATTTGGCAAAATATTCTTTCCGGATCATGTCGGATTTTATTATAAAAGAGGAGAAATCATTCAATACGGCGGGTTTTTGACCAATAAAAATATTCAACAGTATGAAATACTTGGAAACTGGTTTATTCCGACGACCATTGTATTGGGTATGACATTTTATTTTCTGATAACTTTACTGTTAAAACTAAAAAAGTCACTCTCAAAAAGGAAAACCAAATTTTAA